From the genome of Notolabrus celidotus isolate fNotCel1 chromosome 5, fNotCel1.pri, whole genome shotgun sequence, one region includes:
- the LOC117812280 gene encoding golgin subfamily A member 6-like protein 1 isoform X2: MLSAFAAAFSKMETKPSSDTAPELKSCLKHPSKDSVAIPKKGVQFNSRVKVCFFTCKEKESVPEGEGSNQLQYPTTTGGNLLPSVRFIIEEDEYDKQRKVKKPPGQTNRRKRTPWEQTWRKQTENDIRTLDSELTNLNYTPTDSVTHLRGRDLQIQNLKKKLYAVMSQHLRHASRSLNLVDTFKIRNEHKVKTLEAQLEESASKLRAQEDISQALQKEVESREQLQRREPISLDTGFTYETTTTETVKPRHKIVEEDPETIQEEHPVVKEEKQTVQEEQQTVQEEPQMVQDVHTMNQEEQQTVQGEQQIVQEEPQMVHDVHSMIQEEQQTVQEDPETVQENPVTIQGEHQTVQENPETIQEKHEMVQECENTPEEKISHWRRRLEEMKESGGILRKGDPFNSEVKVCCFTSKEKESVPEVETLSEMVEEGSDTDLRHEHKLRTLEAQLEESASKLRAQGDIGQALQKQLKELREQLQRRKPISLDTGFTYETTTTETVKPRHEIVEEDPETIQEEHPVDKEEKQTVQEEQQTVQEKPQTVHDVHSMIEEEQQVVQEEQAVQEDPETIQEEHPVDKEEHEENISLWRRFKKMITPKHKRLFKSKRMKKEKEEARVSM; this comes from the exons atgttATCAGCATTTGCAGCGGCTTTTTCAAAAATGGAGACTAAACCCAGCTCGGATACAGCACCAGAGCTCAAGAGCTGTTTAAAGCACCCATCGAAAGATTCTGTGGCAATCCCAAAGAAGGGAGTGCAATTTAATTCAAGGGTCAAAGTATGTTTCTTTACTTGTAAGGAGAAGGAGTCTGTACCAGAAGGTGAGGGCTCTAATCAGCTCCAGTACCCGACTACAACTGGGGGAAACCTCCTGCCATCTGTCCGATTTATAATAGAAGAGGATGAATATGATAAACAGCGCAAGGTGAAGAAGCCGCCTGGTCAGACTAATAGAAGGAAGAGGACGCCCTGGGAGCAGACatggagaaaacagactgaaaatgacatCAGGACACTTGATTCTGAGCTCACAAATCTGAATTACACCCCGACAGATTCAGTTACACATTTAAGAGGACGTGACTTACAGATTCAAAATCTAAAGAAGAAGCTGTATGCTGTAATGAGCCAGCACCTGCGTCATGCCTCCAGATCCCTGAATCTTGTGGACACCTTCAAAATCCGAAATGAGCATAAGGTGAAGACATTAGAGGCTCAGTTGGAAGAAAGTGCCTCCAAACTTAGAGCTCAGGAGGACATTAGTCAGGCGCTGCAGAAGGAGGTGGAGTCCAGAGAACAGCTTCAAAGGAGGGAACCCATCAGTCTGGACACAGGGTTCACATATGAGACTACCACTACAGAGACAGTCAAACCAAGGCATAAGATAGTCGAGGAAGACCCTGAGACGATCCAAGAAGAACATCCAGTGGtcaaggaggaaaaacagacagtcCAGGAAGAACAACAGACTGTCCAGGAGGAACCTCAGATGGTCCAGGACGTACATACCATGAACCAGGAGGAACAACAGACTGTCCAGGGAGAACAACAGATTGTCCAGGAGGAACCTCAGATGGTCCATGACGTACATTCCATGATCCAGGAGGAACAACAGACTGTCCAGGAAGACCCTGAAACTGTCCAAGAAAATCCTGTGACCATCCAGGGAGAACACCAGACAGTTCAAGAAAACCCTGAGACCATTCAGGAAAAACATGAGATGGTCCAGGAATGTGAAAATACACCTGAGGAGAAGATCTCTCATTGGAGGAGGAGGttagaagaaatgaaagagtcTGGGGGAATCCTGAGGAAGGGAGATCCTTTTAATTCGGAGGTCAAAGTATGTTGCTTTACTAGTAAGGAGAAGGAGTCCGTACCAGAAGTTGAGACTCTTAGTGAAATGGTGGAGGAGGGCTCTGATACTGACCTCCGACATGAGCATAAGTTGAGGACATTAGAGGCTCAGTTGGAAGAAAGTGCCTCCAAACTTAGAGCTCAGGGGGACATTGGTCAGGCGCTGCAGAAGCAgttgaaggagctcagagaacAGCTTCAAAGGAGGAAACCAATCAGTCTGGACACAGGGTTCACATATGAGACTACCACTACAGAGACAGTCAAACCAAGGCATGAGATAGTTGAGGAAGACCCTGAGACTATCCAAGAAGAACATCCAGTGgacaaggaggaaaaacagaca GTCCAGGAAGAACAACAGACTGTCCAAGAAAAACCTCAGACGGTCCATGACGTACATTCCATGATCGAGGAGGAACAACAGGTTGTCCAGGAAGAACAGGCTGTCCAGGAAGACCCTGAGACGATCCAAGAAGAACATCCAGTGGACAAAGAGGAACACGAGGAGAATATCTCTCTCTGGAGGAGGTTCAAAAAAATGATCACTCCAAAACACAAACGTTTATTTAAGTCCAAAcgcatgaagaaagagaaggaagaggcCAGAGTTTCAATGTGA
- the LOC117812280 gene encoding golgin subfamily A member 6-like protein 1 isoform X1, translated as MLSAFAAAFSKMETKPSSDTAPELKSCLKHPSKDSVAIPKKGVQFNSRVKVCFFTCKEKESVPEGEGSNQLQYPTTTGGNLLPSVRFIIEEDEYDKQRKVKKPPGQTNRRKRTPWEQTWRKQTENDIRTLDSELTNLNYTPTDSVTHLRGRDLQIQNLKKKLYAVMSQHLRHASRSLNLVDTFKIRNEHKVKTLEAQLEESASKLRAQEDISQALQKEVESREQLQRREPISLDTGFTYETTTTETVKPRHKIVEEDPETIQEEHPVVKEEKQTVQEEQQTVQEEPQMVQDVHTMNQEEQQTVQGEQQIVQEEPQMVHDVHSMIQEEQQTVQEDPETVQENPVTIQGEHQTVQENPETIQEKHEMVQECENTPEEKISHWRRRLEEMKESGGILRKGDPFNSEVKVCCFTSKEKESVPEVETLSEMVEEGSDTDLRHEHKLRTLEAQLEESASKLRAQGDIGQALQKQLKELREQLQRRKPISLDTGFTYETTTTETVKPRHEIVEEDPETIQEEHPVDKEEKQTVQEEERTVQEEPQMVQEEQQTVQEKPQTVHDVHSMIEEEQQVVQEEQAVQEDPETIQEEHPVDKEEHEENISLWRRFKKMITPKHKRLFKSKRMKKEKEEARVSM; from the exons atgttATCAGCATTTGCAGCGGCTTTTTCAAAAATGGAGACTAAACCCAGCTCGGATACAGCACCAGAGCTCAAGAGCTGTTTAAAGCACCCATCGAAAGATTCTGTGGCAATCCCAAAGAAGGGAGTGCAATTTAATTCAAGGGTCAAAGTATGTTTCTTTACTTGTAAGGAGAAGGAGTCTGTACCAGAAGGTGAGGGCTCTAATCAGCTCCAGTACCCGACTACAACTGGGGGAAACCTCCTGCCATCTGTCCGATTTATAATAGAAGAGGATGAATATGATAAACAGCGCAAGGTGAAGAAGCCGCCTGGTCAGACTAATAGAAGGAAGAGGACGCCCTGGGAGCAGACatggagaaaacagactgaaaatgacatCAGGACACTTGATTCTGAGCTCACAAATCTGAATTACACCCCGACAGATTCAGTTACACATTTAAGAGGACGTGACTTACAGATTCAAAATCTAAAGAAGAAGCTGTATGCTGTAATGAGCCAGCACCTGCGTCATGCCTCCAGATCCCTGAATCTTGTGGACACCTTCAAAATCCGAAATGAGCATAAGGTGAAGACATTAGAGGCTCAGTTGGAAGAAAGTGCCTCCAAACTTAGAGCTCAGGAGGACATTAGTCAGGCGCTGCAGAAGGAGGTGGAGTCCAGAGAACAGCTTCAAAGGAGGGAACCCATCAGTCTGGACACAGGGTTCACATATGAGACTACCACTACAGAGACAGTCAAACCAAGGCATAAGATAGTCGAGGAAGACCCTGAGACGATCCAAGAAGAACATCCAGTGGtcaaggaggaaaaacagacagtcCAGGAAGAACAACAGACTGTCCAGGAGGAACCTCAGATGGTCCAGGACGTACATACCATGAACCAGGAGGAACAACAGACTGTCCAGGGAGAACAACAGATTGTCCAGGAGGAACCTCAGATGGTCCATGACGTACATTCCATGATCCAGGAGGAACAACAGACTGTCCAGGAAGACCCTGAAACTGTCCAAGAAAATCCTGTGACCATCCAGGGAGAACACCAGACAGTTCAAGAAAACCCTGAGACCATTCAGGAAAAACATGAGATGGTCCAGGAATGTGAAAATACACCTGAGGAGAAGATCTCTCATTGGAGGAGGAGGttagaagaaatgaaagagtcTGGGGGAATCCTGAGGAAGGGAGATCCTTTTAATTCGGAGGTCAAAGTATGTTGCTTTACTAGTAAGGAGAAGGAGTCCGTACCAGAAGTTGAGACTCTTAGTGAAATGGTGGAGGAGGGCTCTGATACTGACCTCCGACATGAGCATAAGTTGAGGACATTAGAGGCTCAGTTGGAAGAAAGTGCCTCCAAACTTAGAGCTCAGGGGGACATTGGTCAGGCGCTGCAGAAGCAgttgaaggagctcagagaacAGCTTCAAAGGAGGAAACCAATCAGTCTGGACACAGGGTTCACATATGAGACTACCACTACAGAGACAGTCAAACCAAGGCATGAGATAGTTGAGGAAGACCCTGAGACTATCCAAGAAGAACATCCAGTGgacaaggaggaaaaacagacagtcCAGGAAGAAGAACGGACTGTCCAGGAGGAACCTCAGATG GTCCAGGAAGAACAACAGACTGTCCAAGAAAAACCTCAGACGGTCCATGACGTACATTCCATGATCGAGGAGGAACAACAGGTTGTCCAGGAAGAACAGGCTGTCCAGGAAGACCCTGAGACGATCCAAGAAGAACATCCAGTGGACAAAGAGGAACACGAGGAGAATATCTCTCTCTGGAGGAGGTTCAAAAAAATGATCACTCCAAAACACAAACGTTTATTTAAGTCCAAAcgcatgaagaaagagaaggaagaggcCAGAGTTTCAATGTGA
- the LOC117812395 gene encoding transcription factor Sox-19a-like isoform X1, with the protein MEGLSESWRPGPGSSSTGTGQGGQDLNKAAIQCFQAGDVDQIQPLVPPLENYWAPMGARCGYGDGNLPPISTFGNKYLPDQHVSVGLRGSDCNGVGTRSETVPSDPQQVGPGHGPGTAGEDPIRVTEGASLQPAFTAYVREPLNQDPVHLTQTPEEPGSGGDPLNNVIDQLTEEDLMLLQSYQSKSGHIKRPMNAFLVWSNIQRCTLKEQNPGENLNYTSSYLGNEWSKLSQEEKRPYFEIAQKLKRIHQKRFPDYEYRPQRKRKCLSPSPGGGQDTTPTRTHTSSPPQSEFQGAGMNAWPTMMPYIAGHYHCPSFYQCIPLDLYSRSDVQSARTFNRHPNTCSAMMQEVNYGNSQQRDERNQALLYNEQQEHYTSDNYYKCMTGSGTTPHNLEPTGVSTSQQLSANDAVGFKSDDFVDVVGLL; encoded by the exons ATGGAAGGCCTATCTGAATCGTGGAGACCAGGACCGGGTTCTTCGAGCACAGGTACGGGTCAGGGCGGTCAGGACCTAAACAAGGCCGCCATTCAGTGTTTCCAGGCCGGGGACGTGGATCAGATTCAGCCGTTAGTCCCGCCGTTAGAAAACTACTGGGCCCCGATGGGAGCACGGTGTGGATATGGAGACGGAAACCTGCCCCCCATATCGACCTTTGGAAATAAATATCTACCAGACCAGCACGTGTCAGTGGGGCTCAGAGGCAGTGATTGTAACGGGGTCGGTACCCGATCAGAAACCGTCCCTTCTGATCCCCAGCAGGTGGGTCCAGGTCATGGTCCAGGTACAGCCGGGGAAGACCCCATCCGGGTCACCGAGGGGGCGAGTTTACAACCGGCTTTTACAG CCTATGTGAGGGAGCCGCTGAACCAAGATCCAGTCCACCTTACCCAGACCCCAGAAGAACCGGGGAGTGGAGGGGATCCACTTAACAATGTGATCGACCAGCTAACGGAGGAAG ACTTGATGCTGTTACAGTCCTACCAAAGCAAGAGCGGACACATTAAAAGACCGATGAATGCCTTCCTCGTGTGGTCTAACATCCAACGGTGTACCCTGAAGGAGCAGAATCCTGGAGAAAACTTGAACTACACCAGTTCTTACCTGGGGAATGAGTGGTCCAAGCTCAGCCAGGAAGAGAAGAGGCCTTACTTTGAAATAGCTCAAAAACTGAAACGCATCCACCAGAAGAGATTCCCTG ATTATGAGTATCGCccccagaggaaaagaaagtgtTTGTCTCCAAGTCCGGGAGGAGGACAGGACACCACCCCGACTCGCACACACACCTCCAGTCCTCCTCAGTCTGAGTTTCAAGGCGCTGGCATGAACGCTTGGCCGACCATGATGCCCTACATAGCAGGCCACTATCACTGCCCATCTTTCTACCAGTGCATTCCCCTAGACCTCTACTCCAGAAGTGACGTCCAGTCTGCAAG GACTTTCAACAGACACCCGAATACCTGCAGCGCTATGATGCAAGAGGTAAATTACGGGAACAGtcagcagagagatgagagaaacCAGGCCTTACTCTACAACGAGCAACAGGAGCATTATACATCTGATAACTATTACAAATGTATGACTGGCTCCGGCACAACACCACATAACCTGGAACCGACTGGTGTTTCCACCAGTCAGCAGCTTTCAGCCAACGACGCAGTGGGCTTTAAATCTGATGATTTTGTTGACGTGGTTGGACTGCTTTAG
- the LOC117812395 gene encoding transcription factor Sox-19a-like isoform X2, which translates to MEGLSESWRPGPGSSSTGTGQGGQDLNKAAIQCFQAGDVDQIQPLVPPLENYWAPMGARCGYGDGNLPPISTFGNKYLPDQHVSVGLRGSDCNGVGTRSETVPSDPQQVGPGHGPGTAGEDPIRVTEGASLQPAFTDLMLLQSYQSKSGHIKRPMNAFLVWSNIQRCTLKEQNPGENLNYTSSYLGNEWSKLSQEEKRPYFEIAQKLKRIHQKRFPDYEYRPQRKRKCLSPSPGGGQDTTPTRTHTSSPPQSEFQGAGMNAWPTMMPYIAGHYHCPSFYQCIPLDLYSRSDVQSARTFNRHPNTCSAMMQEVNYGNSQQRDERNQALLYNEQQEHYTSDNYYKCMTGSGTTPHNLEPTGVSTSQQLSANDAVGFKSDDFVDVVGLL; encoded by the exons ATGGAAGGCCTATCTGAATCGTGGAGACCAGGACCGGGTTCTTCGAGCACAGGTACGGGTCAGGGCGGTCAGGACCTAAACAAGGCCGCCATTCAGTGTTTCCAGGCCGGGGACGTGGATCAGATTCAGCCGTTAGTCCCGCCGTTAGAAAACTACTGGGCCCCGATGGGAGCACGGTGTGGATATGGAGACGGAAACCTGCCCCCCATATCGACCTTTGGAAATAAATATCTACCAGACCAGCACGTGTCAGTGGGGCTCAGAGGCAGTGATTGTAACGGGGTCGGTACCCGATCAGAAACCGTCCCTTCTGATCCCCAGCAGGTGGGTCCAGGTCATGGTCCAGGTACAGCCGGGGAAGACCCCATCCGGGTCACCGAGGGGGCGAGTTTACAACCGGCTTTTACAG ACTTGATGCTGTTACAGTCCTACCAAAGCAAGAGCGGACACATTAAAAGACCGATGAATGCCTTCCTCGTGTGGTCTAACATCCAACGGTGTACCCTGAAGGAGCAGAATCCTGGAGAAAACTTGAACTACACCAGTTCTTACCTGGGGAATGAGTGGTCCAAGCTCAGCCAGGAAGAGAAGAGGCCTTACTTTGAAATAGCTCAAAAACTGAAACGCATCCACCAGAAGAGATTCCCTG ATTATGAGTATCGCccccagaggaaaagaaagtgtTTGTCTCCAAGTCCGGGAGGAGGACAGGACACCACCCCGACTCGCACACACACCTCCAGTCCTCCTCAGTCTGAGTTTCAAGGCGCTGGCATGAACGCTTGGCCGACCATGATGCCCTACATAGCAGGCCACTATCACTGCCCATCTTTCTACCAGTGCATTCCCCTAGACCTCTACTCCAGAAGTGACGTCCAGTCTGCAAG GACTTTCAACAGACACCCGAATACCTGCAGCGCTATGATGCAAGAGGTAAATTACGGGAACAGtcagcagagagatgagagaaacCAGGCCTTACTCTACAACGAGCAACAGGAGCATTATACATCTGATAACTATTACAAATGTATGACTGGCTCCGGCACAACACCACATAACCTGGAACCGACTGGTGTTTCCACCAGTCAGCAGCTTTCAGCCAACGACGCAGTGGGCTTTAAATCTGATGATTTTGTTGACGTGGTTGGACTGCTTTAG
- the LOC117812394 gene encoding clathrin interactor 1-like — MLNMWKVRELVDKATNVVMNYSEIESKVREATNDDPWGPSGQLMGEIAKSTFMYEQFPEVMNMLWTRMLKDNKKNWRRVYKALLLLAYLIRNGSERVVTSAREHIYDLRSLENYHFIDENGKDQGINVRQKVKEMVEFVQDDDRLREERKKAKKNKDKYIGVSSDSMGGGGGGGGGGGGVGGGGVQGGGGGGGGSGSIKNSTELDRSKWDEDWDKSRGAFPFSEKLGEISDKIGSTIDDTLNKFRKKERDDSPDRLSDNEEDRASRNGRQETLEFKDEEETVTTKSIQITQATETTTTTTRKRSGAAGSKALDLGAAAHYTGDKSPEEKSSVRQSSSSGLADLLVIDPSSNQSTATGGTSDLIGGFADFSSPAASASLPTSTAAASSNGNGEFGDWNAFSTNHPASSSSGPSPKVTDLFGSVQSPSAPASNPAAVPPSAELFDLMGVNHQLTNQHTTLSASQSMTFSLGGSTPGASVAMPNMQLSRSQQSLGGMTSQQPLGQQQKVGVGGQGSLGSTWSDPSVNISLDFLSAGLNPTKTPPTLNNIIQQQGVPPVNLLAQNFGGLNLSSPPHVTPIRPPANPMLSGNPITMGMPASMATGMPASLAATMPPSMNTGTIGMGGIPVNQGMMGMNMSMNMATPVMMGGMGMPGVGMGLTHSITPAVVPPKQDAFANFGSFGK, encoded by the exons ATGCTGAATATGTGGAAAGTCAGAGAGCTCGTGGACAAAGC CACCAATGTGGTGATGAATTACTCTGAGATCGAATCCAAGGTGAGAGAGGCGACCAATGACGACCCCTGGGGACCCTCCGGACAGCTGATGGGAGAAATAGCAAA atccACCTTTATGTACGAGCAGTTCCCAGAGGTGATGAACATGCTGTGGACCAGGATGCTGAAAGATAACAAGAAGAACTGGAGACGAGTCTACAAG GCTTTACTGCTGCTGGCCTACCTGATCAGAAACGGGTCCGAAAGAGTCGTCACCAGTGCCAGAGAACACATCTATGACCTGCGATCTCTAGAAAACTACCACTTCATTG ACGAGAACGGGAAGGACCAGGGCATCAATGTACGGCAGAAGGTGAAGGAGATGGTGGAGTTTGTCCAGGACGATGACAgactgagagaagagaggaagaaagccaagaagaacaaagataaatacattGGAGTGTCCTCTGACAgtatgggaggaggaggaggaggtggaggaggaggaggaggagtaggaggaggaggagtgcaaggagggggaggaggaggaggaggaagcggaAGCATTAAGAACT CTACTGAGTTGGATCGAAGCAAGTGGGACGAAGACTGGGACAAGAGCAGAGGAGCGTTCCCCTTCAGCGAGAAGCTCGGAGAGATCAGCGACAAGATCGGCAGCACCATCGACGACACGCTCAACAAGTTCAGAAAGAAGGAGCGGGATGACTCACCGGACAGACTCAg TGACAACGAGGAGGACAGAGCATCGAGAAACGGACGGCAGGAAACCCTCGAGTTTAAAGACGAGGAAGAGACCGTCACAACGAAGAGCATCCAGATCACACAAGCAACAgaaaccaccaccaccaccacgcgGAAACGCAGCGGGGCGGCAGGCAGCAAGGCCCTGGACCTGGGTGCTGCGGCTCACTACACAGGAGACAAGAGCCCGGAGGAgaag TCTTCAGTCAGACAGTCCTCCAGTAGCGGTCTAGCTGACCTGCTAGTAATCGACCCTTCATCCAATCAGAGCACTGCAACAG GTGGGACCTCGGACCTCATAGGGGGCTTCGCCgacttctcctctcctgcagcgtccgCCAGCCTCCCAACCTCCACCG CTGCTGCATCGTCCAATGGGAATGGAGAATTTGGAGACTGGAATGCATTCTCAACCAATCATCCAGCCTCGTCCAGCTCTGGACCCTCCCCGAAGGTCACCGACCTGTTCGGCAGCGTCCAGTCACCCTCAGCCCCGGCCTCCAACCCTGCCGCTGTTCCACCTTCTGCAGAGCTCTTTGACCTGATGGGAGTCAACCACCAGCTAACCAATCAACATACTACACTGAGCGCCTCTCAGAGTATGACTTTCTCTCTGGGAGGGTCCACGCCTGGAGCATCTGTTGCTATGCCCAACATGCAGCTTTCTCGCTCTCAACAG AGTTTGGGAGGCATGACGTCCCAGCAGCCTTTAGGACAACAGCAGAAGGTCGGGGTCGGAGGTCAGGGATCGTTGGGGTCGACCTGGTCTGATCCCTCCGTTAACATCAGCCTGGACTTCTTATCAGCGGGCCTCAACCCCACCAAGACGCCTCCCACACTCAACAACATAATTCAGCAACAAG GTGTGCCTCCTGTCAACCTTTTGGCCCAGAACTTTGGTGGACTCAACCTCAGCTCCCCGCCTCACGTGACACCCATCAGACCACCAGCGAACCCCATGCTGTCAGGCAACCCCATAACGATGGGCATGCCTGCATCCATGGCCACTGGCATGCCTGCTTCCCTGGCAGCCACGATGCCCCCTTCAATGAACACGGGGACCATAGGGATGGGTGGAATTCCTGTAAACCAAGGCATGATGGGAATGAACATGAGCATGAATATGGCCACTCCGGTGATGATGGGCGGCATGGGGATGCCGGGAGTTGGGATGGGCCTCACGCACTCCATCACCCCAGCTGTGGTTCCACCCAAACAAGATGCCTTCGCTAACTTTGGCAGTTTTGGGAAATGA